The following are encoded in a window of Paenibacillus polymyxa genomic DNA:
- a CDS encoding GNAT family N-acetyltransferase, whose translation MFKNIKTDSDREEVLELLTYAVLDHPERGEAALRTYQASDDWKLFGVEDEGLIVGIVGFEEQEDGTTVIRHLAVLPENRHRGYARGMLLTLIQERNPKRLTVDTDAEGADFFRNVGFAVYGSEDLPEGGQFHCVYEIDEE comes from the coding sequence ATGTTTAAAAATATAAAAACAGATTCAGATCGTGAGGAGGTTCTGGAGCTGTTAACCTACGCTGTGCTGGATCACCCTGAACGCGGAGAAGCAGCTTTACGTACCTATCAAGCCTCGGATGACTGGAAGCTGTTCGGTGTAGAAGATGAAGGACTTATTGTAGGTATTGTCGGCTTTGAGGAGCAGGAGGATGGGACAACCGTAATTCGTCATCTGGCCGTGTTGCCTGAAAACCGTCATAGAGGATATGCCAGAGGTATGCTGCTTACGCTCATTCAGGAGCGTAATCCGAAACGGCTTACTGTGGACACGGATGCGGAGGGGGCAGATTTCTTCCGCAACGTGGGCTTTGCCGTCTATGGATCAGAGGATTTGCCAGAGGGTGGGCAATTCCATTGTGTATATGAAATAGACGAAGAATAA